The Thermococcus thermotolerans genome contains a region encoding:
- the prf1 gene encoding peptide chain release factor aRF-1 gives MSHKSAEMYELKKKVEELKSYRGRATELVSLYIPAGYDINKVMQQLREEYGTAQNIKSKSTRKNVLGALERAMQHLKLYRKTPETGLALFVGNVSEQEGVSDIKLWAVIPPEPLKVRLYRCDQTFVTEPLEEMLRVKDAYGLITVEKNEATIGLLRGKRIDVIDELTSNVPGKTRAGGQSARRYERIREQETHEFMKRIGEHANKAFLPLLEKGELRGIIIGGPGPTKEEFVEGDYLHHELRKKVIGVVDISYHGEYGLRELVEKASDILKDHEAVKERHLIQNFFRHLVKDTGMITYGEKEVRTALELGAVDTLLISEGYDKVRVRAKCNACGWSEEKTMSEQEFHIYRKKLTHCPKCGSQNISFEKWDVAEELIKMAEESGSEVEIISLDTDEGQQFYKAFSGLGAFLRYKIQ, from the coding sequence ATGTCTCACAAGTCAGCAGAGATGTATGAACTCAAGAAAAAGGTTGAGGAGCTGAAGAGCTATCGAGGTCGTGCGACTGAGCTTGTCAGCCTGTATATTCCAGCAGGATACGACATAAACAAGGTTATGCAACAGCTCAGAGAGGAGTACGGGACGGCACAGAACATAAAATCCAAATCAACCAGAAAGAACGTTTTGGGTGCACTGGAGAGAGCCATGCAACACCTCAAGCTCTACAGGAAGACACCCGAAACGGGCCTGGCCCTTTTCGTCGGCAACGTCAGCGAGCAGGAAGGGGTAAGCGACATAAAGCTCTGGGCGGTGATTCCCCCCGAACCGCTCAAGGTCAGGCTCTACCGCTGCGACCAGACCTTCGTTACTGAGCCCCTTGAGGAGATGCTCCGCGTTAAAGACGCCTACGGCCTGATAACGGTCGAGAAGAATGAGGCCACCATAGGTCTCCTGCGCGGGAAGAGGATAGACGTCATTGATGAGCTGACATCAAACGTTCCGGGAAAGACGAGAGCTGGAGGTCAGTCCGCCAGGCGTTACGAGCGAATTAGAGAGCAGGAAACGCATGAGTTCATGAAGCGTATAGGCGAACATGCCAACAAGGCCTTTCTCCCGCTCCTTGAGAAGGGCGAGCTGAGGGGTATAATCATAGGCGGCCCGGGACCGACCAAGGAGGAGTTCGTTGAAGGTGACTACCTCCACCACGAGCTGAGGAAGAAAGTAATTGGCGTTGTGGACATAAGCTACCACGGGGAGTACGGTCTGAGAGAGCTCGTGGAGAAGGCCAGTGACATACTCAAAGACCACGAGGCCGTCAAGGAGCGCCATCTGATTCAGAATTTCTTCAGGCATCTCGTCAAGGACACCGGGATGATAACCTATGGTGAGAAGGAAGTCAGAACCGCCCTTGAGCTAGGTGCCGTTGACACACTCCTGATAAGTGAGGGATACGACAAGGTCAGGGTTAGGGCGAAGTGCAATGCCTGCGGCTGGAGTGAGGAGAAAACGATGAGCGAGCAGGAGTTCCACATATACAGGAAGAAGCTCACTCACTGTCCAAAATGTGGAAGTCAGAATATCAGCTTTGAGAAGTGGGACGTTGCCGAGGAGCTTATAAAAATGGCGGAGGAGAGCGGCTCCGAGGTGGAGATAATCTCCCTTGACACAGACGAGGGCCAGCAGTTCTACAAGGCCTTCAGCGGCCTCGGGGCCTTCCTCAGGTACAAGATTCAGTGA
- a CDS encoding dihydrodipicolinate synthase family protein, with amino-acid sequence MRGVIVPLVTPFNEDYSVDVPALEEHIEFLQTVGVHGIFINATTGEFTSLGIEERKFLAEKGRELVNSTFYLVGTASSNTFEVVELTKHAQDIGADYVVIAPPYYCPLNDDALFRHYSMVAEKTDIPIILYNIPSCANPLSISLIKRLALEYSNIAGVKETIDSVNHVRDVILEVKGERKDFRVFTGLDQHFLNTLILGGDGGIMACANFAPEVHLALYRAFQEKRFEEAFEHARRLAKLSKVYDLASSFGSAIKLAMSLRGFSIKPVLRSPYQMDGEDVKEGIRKLLAEVLD; translated from the coding sequence ATGCGCGGTGTTATAGTGCCCCTTGTGACGCCCTTCAATGAGGACTACTCCGTTGACGTTCCGGCGCTTGAGGAGCACATCGAGTTTCTCCAGACGGTCGGCGTTCACGGAATATTCATAAACGCGACAACCGGGGAGTTCACGAGCCTCGGCATCGAGGAAAGGAAGTTTCTGGCCGAGAAGGGTAGGGAACTCGTTAACTCGACGTTCTACCTTGTCGGTACCGCATCCTCCAACACTTTCGAGGTGGTTGAGCTTACGAAGCATGCCCAGGATATCGGGGCAGATTACGTCGTCATAGCCCCACCATACTACTGCCCCCTCAATGACGACGCCCTCTTCAGGCACTACTCGATGGTTGCGGAGAAGACGGATATCCCAATCATACTCTACAACATCCCCTCCTGCGCCAATCCCCTCAGTATTTCCCTCATCAAGCGCCTTGCCCTGGAGTACTCAAACATCGCCGGTGTAAAAGAGACGATAGACAGCGTCAACCACGTCCGCGACGTGATTCTTGAGGTGAAGGGCGAGAGAAAGGACTTCAGGGTCTTCACGGGTCTCGACCAGCACTTCCTGAACACGTTAATCCTTGGAGGGGACGGGGGTATAATGGCCTGTGCCAACTTTGCCCCGGAGGTTCATCTTGCTCTCTACAGGGCCTTCCAGGAAAAGAGGTTCGAAGAAGCCTTTGAGCATGCGAGAAGACTGGCAAAGCTCTCCAAGGTCTATGACCTTGCCTCGTCCTTTGGCTCGGCAATAAAGCTTGCAATGTCGCTCAGGGGGTTTTCGATAAAACCTGTCCTGAGATCGCCCTATCAGATGGACGGGGAGGACGTAAAAGAGGGGATAAGAAAACTGCTCGCCGAGGTGCTGGACTGA
- a CDS encoding DUF126 domain-containing protein codes for MMLKGRKIVGGKAEGELVVSQKPLSFLGGVDPETGIVTDAESDIRGQSIAGKILAFPRGKGSTVGSYVIYALKKNGKAPKAIIVGEAETIVATGAIIAGIPMVDGIDVSKLTTGKRARVDADSGLVEIEE; via the coding sequence ATGATGCTCAAAGGCAGAAAAATAGTCGGCGGAAAGGCTGAGGGAGAACTGGTAGTCTCCCAAAAACCCCTATCATTTCTAGGTGGAGTTGATCCCGAAACAGGGATTGTGACGGACGCTGAAAGCGATATACGTGGACAGAGCATAGCCGGGAAAATACTCGCCTTTCCGCGCGGTAAGGGCTCAACTGTAGGTTCATATGTCATCTATGCCTTAAAAAAGAACGGAAAGGCTCCGAAAGCAATAATCGTCGGCGAGGCCGAGACAATAGTTGCTACGGGTGCAATAATAGCTGGGATACCCATGGTGGATGGAATAGATGTCTCAAAGCTCACCACCGGAAAACGTGCCCGTGTGGATGCCGACAGCGGACTGGTCGAAATTGAGGAATAG
- a CDS encoding class III signal peptide-containing protein produces MKRKAQGAIEYLFMIAAALIIILIVVRQLQGRTSSATNTINSTANELNQSLQNLNQSG; encoded by the coding sequence ATGAAGAGGAAGGCCCAGGGTGCTATCGAGTATCTGTTTATGATTGCAGCTGCCTTGATAATAATCCTGATTGTGGTCAGGCAGCTCCAGGGTAGAACCAGCAGTGCCACCAACACCATAAACAGCACTGCCAATGAGCTTAACCAGAGCCTCCAAAACCTCAACCAGAGCGGCTGA
- a CDS encoding pro-sigmaK processing inhibitor BofA family protein, with amino-acid sequence MIETLVFLVLLALVGYIVLKLTLAVVKWLAVNTIVGLVLIGLLNFLGVTNIEITPLNLLIVAVGGILGVFILVLLSFL; translated from the coding sequence ATGATCGAGACACTGGTTTTCCTTGTCCTGCTGGCCCTCGTCGGTTATATAGTCCTTAAGCTGACGCTGGCGGTAGTGAAGTGGCTGGCCGTCAACACGATAGTTGGGCTCGTCCTTATAGGGCTCCTCAACTTCCTGGGAGTAACAAACATCGAAATAACTCCACTGAACCTGCTGATAGTTGCCGTCGGTGGTATCTTGGGAGTCTTTATCCTGGTGCTGTTATCCTTTTTATAG
- a CDS encoding AAA family ATPase — protein sequence MLFDPRPKEKREDMFDRDREFEELLRGMEEYPITILIGIRRVGKSSILKVALREYDGIGVYLDARRLYAAGGGTMSQSILVEELTRILAGKGRMGFLAGVKLERISLGGISIKPREATIIDVFELLNGIGERSGKVLLAFDEAQYLRFYGSRGGKDLLAGIAYAYDSLPNLGFVFTGSEVGLLHDFMGIDDYSSPLFGRVYDEVEVKPFTRELSEEFLWRGFKEVGLSVSRGDIQRAVDELDGIPGWLVEFGFNYWKKRNFQKALETTMAKARTMIKEELLELEKRSPRYPLILKAVAMGLSRWGVIRDYVEAKGGPITNARLASLLKNLEKMGWIRKENGEYRIIDPVVERILRG from the coding sequence ATGCTCTTTGACCCGAGACCCAAAGAGAAGAGAGAAGACATGTTCGACCGCGATAGGGAATTTGAGGAACTCCTGCGTGGAATGGAGGAGTACCCAATAACCATTCTCATTGGAATCCGTCGCGTGGGCAAGAGTTCCATTTTAAAGGTTGCTCTAAGGGAGTACGATGGGATTGGTGTCTATCTCGATGCAAGGAGATTATACGCCGCCGGAGGCGGAACGATGAGCCAGAGCATCCTAGTGGAAGAGCTCACTAGGATTCTAGCAGGAAAGGGCAGAATGGGGTTCCTGGCAGGAGTAAAGTTAGAACGGATTAGTCTTGGGGGTATAAGCATCAAACCCCGGGAGGCCACCATTATAGACGTATTTGAGCTCCTCAACGGCATTGGAGAAAGGTCTGGAAAAGTCCTTCTTGCATTCGATGAGGCCCAGTATCTTCGTTTTTATGGCTCGCGGGGTGGAAAGGACCTACTGGCCGGTATAGCATATGCTTACGATTCCCTACCGAACCTGGGCTTCGTTTTCACCGGCTCAGAAGTTGGTCTGCTCCATGATTTTATGGGAATTGATGACTACTCAAGTCCGCTGTTCGGCAGGGTATACGATGAAGTTGAAGTCAAACCATTTACAAGGGAACTTTCAGAGGAGTTTCTTTGGAGGGGGTTTAAAGAGGTCGGCCTAAGCGTTTCAAGGGGGGACATCCAAAGGGCTGTGGATGAGCTCGATGGTATTCCTGGCTGGCTTGTGGAGTTCGGTTTCAATTATTGGAAGAAGCGGAACTTCCAAAAAGCCCTTGAGACCACCATGGCTAAGGCAAGAACCATGATAAAAGAGGAATTACTGGAACTCGAAAAGCGCTCTCCCAGGTATCCCCTAATACTCAAGGCGGTCGCTATGGGTCTTTCACGATGGGGTGTCATCCGGGACTATGTTGAAGCCAAGGGTGGACCTATAACAAACGCAAGACTCGCCTCACTCCTTAAAAACCTGGAAAAGATGGGCTGGATAAGGAAGGAAAACGGCGAGTACCGGATAATCGACCCGGTGGTGGAAAGAATATTGAGAGGGTAA
- a CDS encoding lamin tail domain-containing protein has product MLAVAIGVVAFTIYVVMGLLSTNSENLKVVISYVEYNPPGSDVSGEYVLITNEGSADVDMGGWKLMDESNHVYTFPAGFVLKAGASVKVHTGEGTDTETDLYWGRKQAVWNNDGDTAYLYDSEGNLVDSCSWTGKEGGAVSCH; this is encoded by the coding sequence ATGCTTGCCGTTGCAATTGGCGTAGTTGCCTTTACAATATACGTAGTGATGGGACTCTTGTCCACGAATTCCGAAAATCTCAAAGTCGTTATTTCCTACGTGGAATACAACCCTCCCGGTAGCGATGTGAGCGGGGAATACGTCCTTATAACGAACGAGGGATCCGCCGATGTTGACATGGGTGGATGGAAACTGATGGACGAAAGCAATCATGTTTATACTTTCCCTGCAGGCTTTGTTCTAAAGGCGGGGGCGAGTGTTAAGGTTCACACCGGCGAGGGTACGGACACTGAAACGGACCTCTACTGGGGCAGGAAGCAGGCAGTATGGAACAACGATGGAGACACTGCCTATCTATATGATTCTGAGGGAAACCTTGTGGACAGTTGCAGCTGGACTGGAAAAGAAGGCGGGGCCGTCAGCTGTCACTGA
- a CDS encoding KEOPS complex subunit Pcc1: protein MKIEARAEIVWHYSDAKRAEAIAEALEVDNVGLPESLKKSLNVLTRWENGDVITKVKYSGEIETLIKALDDLVFSIKIAEDVTEKV, encoded by the coding sequence GTGAAGATTGAGGCCAGGGCGGAGATAGTCTGGCACTACAGCGATGCTAAAAGGGCGGAGGCCATAGCCGAGGCACTGGAAGTGGACAACGTGGGCCTTCCTGAGAGCCTAAAGAAAAGTTTAAATGTGCTAACCCGATGGGAAAATGGGGACGTCATAACAAAGGTTAAATACTCGGGTGAGATTGAGACACTCATCAAAGCGCTGGACGATTTGGTGTTTTCAATCAAAATCGCCGAAGATGTTACCGAAAAGGTGTGA
- a CDS encoding 30S ribosomal protein S15, producing MARIHARKRGKSGSKRPPRTAPPTWVEYTAEEVEGLVIKLRKEGYSAAMIGTILRDQYGIPSVKLITGKKITKILEENGLAPEIPEDLMALIRKAVKLRKHLEMHPKDKHSRRGLQLTESKIRRLVKYYRRTGKLPAKWRYDPEQAKLLVR from the coding sequence ATGGCAAGGATACACGCGAGAAAGAGGGGTAAGTCTGGTTCTAAGAGGCCACCGAGGACCGCTCCGCCGACCTGGGTCGAGTACACGGCGGAGGAGGTCGAGGGGCTCGTTATCAAGCTCAGGAAGGAAGGCTACAGCGCTGCCATGATAGGAACGATCCTCAGGGACCAGTACGGCATTCCGAGCGTCAAGCTCATCACCGGCAAGAAGATAACCAAGATCCTTGAGGAGAACGGTCTTGCCCCTGAGATCCCGGAGGACCTCATGGCCCTCATCAGGAAGGCCGTCAAGCTCAGGAAGCACCTTGAGATGCACCCGAAGGACAAGCACTCCAGGAGAGGCCTCCAGCTCACCGAGAGCAAGATCAGGAGGCTTGTCAAGTACTACAGGAGAACCGGCAAGCTGCCCGCCAAGTGGCGCTACGATCCGGAGCAGGCCAAGCTCCTGGTCCGCTGA
- a CDS encoding DHH family phosphoesterase, whose protein sequence is MDRGAFLEKAREGAELIRMHIELGHTIRIVSHRDADGITAGAVLAKAVAREGGGFQLSIVKQLSEELIKELAAEKHRIYVFTDLGSGSMELVERHLDFATVVVADHHPPEKNEFSTDSHVLVNPVPFGANSVRDLSGSGVSYFVAREMNERNMDMAYIALVGAVGDMQEIDGTFHGLNRDIIEDGRELDILEIRKELRLFGRESRPLYQMLAYATHPEIPEITGDERKAIEWLRAKGFDPDMKYWQLREEEKRKLHDALVIHLIKHGAPKEAIDRLIGDVVISPLYPEGDPRHEAREFATLLNATGRLNAGTLGVAICLGDEDAYRKARKMLEDYKREQIEARKFLIQNWSMADEGEHAYVFYAGRNIRDTLVGIAANIAINAGLVDPEKPVVVLADSDEDPDLVKGSARTTEKALAKGYHLGEALKEVAEKLGGEGGGHAIAAGIRFPKDRIDEFIRLFNEALERQVGGKSSED, encoded by the coding sequence ATGGACAGGGGTGCTTTCTTGGAGAAGGCCCGAGAGGGAGCAGAGCTAATCAGGATGCACATCGAGCTAGGACACACTATCAGGATAGTCTCCCACCGCGATGCTGATGGGATCACCGCAGGGGCGGTTCTTGCCAAGGCCGTTGCCCGGGAAGGTGGAGGCTTCCAGCTCAGCATAGTCAAACAGCTCAGCGAGGAGCTCATAAAGGAGCTTGCTGCAGAGAAGCACAGAATATATGTCTTTACCGACCTCGGAAGCGGTTCCATGGAACTGGTAGAGCGGCATCTCGACTTCGCCACGGTTGTTGTTGCCGATCACCACCCCCCTGAGAAGAATGAGTTTTCCACGGACTCTCACGTGCTGGTAAACCCCGTTCCCTTTGGTGCCAACAGTGTTCGAGACCTCAGCGGTTCTGGCGTTTCCTACTTCGTTGCCAGGGAGATGAACGAGAGGAACATGGACATGGCCTATATCGCCCTCGTTGGTGCCGTCGGAGATATGCAGGAAATAGACGGAACCTTCCACGGTCTTAACCGCGATATCATTGAGGACGGCAGAGAGCTGGATATCCTGGAAATCAGAAAAGAGCTCCGCCTCTTTGGGAGGGAGAGCCGGCCGCTCTATCAGATGCTGGCTTACGCCACCCATCCTGAGATCCCCGAGATAACCGGAGATGAGAGGAAGGCCATAGAGTGGCTCCGCGCCAAGGGCTTCGACCCGGACATGAAGTACTGGCAGTTGAGGGAAGAGGAAAAGAGAAAGCTCCACGACGCGCTGGTGATACACCTCATCAAGCACGGTGCCCCCAAAGAGGCAATAGACAGGCTCATCGGGGATGTCGTTATAAGCCCCCTCTACCCCGAGGGCGATCCACGACACGAGGCCAGGGAGTTTGCGACGCTCCTCAACGCCACCGGTCGCTTAAACGCCGGAACCCTGGGCGTTGCCATATGCCTCGGCGACGAGGATGCTTACCGAAAGGCAAGAAAGATGCTGGAGGACTACAAGCGGGAGCAAATCGAGGCAAGAAAGTTCCTCATCCAGAACTGGAGCATGGCCGACGAGGGGGAGCATGCGTACGTCTTCTACGCTGGCAGAAACATCAGAGATACCCTCGTTGGAATCGCCGCAAACATAGCGATAAACGCCGGCCTCGTCGACCCGGAGAAGCCCGTCGTTGTGCTGGCCGATAGCGACGAGGATCCAGACCTCGTAAAGGGCTCCGCCAGAACTACAGAGAAGGCCTTGGCCAAGGGATACCACCTGGGAGAGGCGCTCAAAGAAGTTGCAGAGAAGCTCGGCGGTGAGGGTGGAGGGCACGCTATCGCAGCTGGAATCCGCTTTCCTAAGGACAGGATAGACGAGTTCATACGGCTGTTCAACGAGGCGCTTGAAAGGCAGGTGGGGGGAAAGAGCAGTGAAGATTGA
- a CDS encoding HEAT repeat domain-containing protein, with protein sequence MGFLSFGSKKDKIKKLIERERFDEIVSMAVKDKKALDALIELLDDPAPGIRGDALLLLGMVIEQRSDVIEPYAGRIFPKAVELTKNRNPYVKENAMILSYEIARRFPNKVMNIKNTIVEELISELREGDKNTKGFALILVGEIGAVEAKKYVEELIGVEDKVILPFEGKKWIPLGEIAKETLEKL encoded by the coding sequence ATGGGATTCCTATCTTTTGGCTCAAAAAAAGATAAAATAAAAAAACTCATAGAAAGGGAGCGATTCGATGAGATTGTGTCAATGGCAGTAAAGGATAAAAAGGCCTTAGATGCACTCATAGAACTTCTGGATGATCCTGCTCCAGGCATCCGAGGGGATGCATTGCTCCTTCTTGGAATGGTGATCGAACAGAGGAGTGACGTTATCGAGCCATATGCAGGACGAATATTTCCAAAGGCGGTTGAGCTGACCAAAAATAGAAACCCCTACGTAAAGGAAAATGCAATGATCTTATCGTATGAAATCGCACGCAGATTCCCCAACAAAGTTATGAACATTAAGAACACCATCGTTGAAGAACTTATAAGTGAACTGAGGGAGGGGGACAAAAACACTAAGGGGTTCGCGTTAATACTCGTAGGAGAAATTGGAGCGGTTGAGGCTAAAAAGTACGTAGAGGAGCTAATCGGCGTCGAGGACAAGGTCATACTGCCGTTTGAAGGCAAGAAATGGATACCCCTCGGAGAGATAGCAAAAGAGACCCTTGAAAAGCTCTGA
- a CDS encoding aconitase X catalytic domain-containing protein, which yields MYLTKEEELILTGEYGYALQKAMEILVALGEIYGADRLIPIKSAQIAGVSYKNIGEAGVEFLQDFVDAGAKVSVYTTLNPAGIGDEDFMEKQIEILELYRRMGVEITSTCTPYYGANLPKFGDHLAWSESSAVSFANSILGARTNREGGPSSLAAAIVGKTPNYGLHREENRKATIRISVEAKVETFVDYSALGYHLGKVLGNDVPYFVGLNPKNSDFLKELGAAMAASGSIALYHVEGETPEYRNAIVDKIETITVEDSDIQAVKEQFSDEWSEIDMILIGCPHASLAEIKEIAELLKMRGRPLRIPLFVTASRAVKALADSLGYTDIIERYNGRIIPDACFVVSPIRDWYRGIATNSGKSAFYFRSFGFSVRLDNVENLINNAP from the coding sequence ATGTATCTGACAAAGGAAGAGGAGCTCATACTCACTGGGGAATACGGGTATGCGCTTCAAAAGGCGATGGAGATACTTGTTGCTCTCGGCGAGATATACGGTGCCGACAGGCTCATTCCGATCAAAAGTGCCCAGATAGCAGGTGTTTCGTACAAGAACATCGGAGAAGCTGGTGTTGAATTCCTTCAGGACTTTGTGGATGCAGGTGCAAAGGTCAGCGTCTATACAACTCTGAATCCAGCAGGGATAGGTGACGAGGATTTCATGGAGAAGCAGATTGAGATCCTTGAGCTTTACCGCAGGATGGGAGTTGAGATAACCTCAACATGCACACCTTACTACGGAGCGAATCTCCCAAAGTTCGGAGATCATCTGGCATGGAGTGAAAGCTCAGCCGTCAGCTTTGCAAACTCCATCCTGGGGGCAAGAACAAACAGAGAAGGGGGGCCCTCAAGCTTGGCCGCGGCAATAGTTGGCAAGACCCCCAACTACGGCCTCCACCGGGAAGAAAATAGGAAGGCAACAATCAGGATCAGTGTTGAGGCCAAAGTAGAGACATTCGTTGACTACTCCGCCCTTGGCTATCATCTCGGAAAGGTTCTGGGAAACGATGTCCCATACTTTGTTGGGTTGAATCCGAAAAACTCAGATTTTCTCAAAGAGCTCGGCGCTGCGATGGCCGCCAGCGGAAGCATAGCCCTCTACCATGTTGAGGGGGAAACTCCCGAATACCGCAATGCCATCGTAGACAAAATCGAGACAATAACGGTTGAGGACTCTGACATCCAAGCCGTCAAAGAGCAGTTCTCAGACGAATGGAGCGAAATTGACATGATACTCATAGGTTGTCCCCACGCATCCCTGGCAGAGATTAAAGAAATCGCCGAACTCCTCAAAATGCGGGGGAGGCCTCTTAGAATCCCCCTGTTTGTAACAGCCAGCAGGGCTGTTAAAGCTTTGGCGGACTCGCTTGGTTATACGGACATCATAGAAAGGTACAACGGCAGGATTATCCCAGATGCGTGCTTTGTGGTCTCTCCCATAAGAGACTGGTACAGGGGGATAGCAACCAACAGCGGAAAGAGCGCGTTCTACTTCCGTTCATTCGGCTTCAGCGTACGGCTGGATAACGTGGAGAACCTTATTAATAACGCTCCGTGA
- a CDS encoding site-2 protease family protein — protein sequence MPRGIYECINCKHRETLDSTEPLLEKSCPVCGGDMVLVEFQTDFDELTLQTAPQPKPSTLPETLENKLREFYLADLERMEDNVFVFKVREILESDFEKVLRELEEMGYWATLKKRDDGVMLFVFPAGEVKDDNKWLPWVFLIATIFTTLLAGYYLSLTYIQVLDYYGIPGIRNPYINAIAFSISVMAILGTHELGHKIAAAYHGVRATMPYFIPFPSMLGTLGAVIRVKSPLPTRNAAIDLGVSGPIAGFLVAIPVSIIGLRLSVPVPQHLIPQTQGGIAFGENLLFLLIEKYIVTFPENTVVFLHPVAIAGWVGILVTFLNLIPAAQLDGGHIARSFLGEKTHRYLTMVVGLVLIGMSFLWVGWLIWGMLVLLMGSAGNPGALDEVSPISKKRLALTILAFIIFVISATPRPLWVTG from the coding sequence GTGCCAAGGGGAATCTACGAGTGCATCAACTGCAAGCACAGGGAAACGCTGGATTCCACTGAACCTCTTCTCGAAAAGAGCTGTCCCGTTTGCGGGGGAGACATGGTTCTTGTTGAGTTTCAAACCGATTTCGATGAACTTACCCTCCAGACAGCCCCTCAACCAAAGCCCTCAACACTTCCAGAGACCCTTGAGAACAAGCTCAGAGAGTTTTACCTCGCTGACCTGGAAAGAATGGAGGACAATGTTTTCGTTTTTAAGGTTCGTGAGATCCTTGAGAGCGATTTTGAAAAGGTCCTGCGGGAACTGGAGGAAATGGGGTACTGGGCCACCCTCAAAAAGCGTGATGACGGTGTCATGCTTTTCGTATTTCCTGCGGGAGAAGTGAAAGATGACAACAAGTGGCTTCCCTGGGTGTTCCTGATAGCCACAATCTTTACCACCCTACTTGCGGGCTATTACCTTTCATTAACATACATTCAGGTTCTGGATTATTACGGTATTCCCGGAATACGGAATCCATACATCAATGCCATCGCGTTTTCGATAAGTGTTATGGCAATACTCGGCACCCATGAGCTTGGACACAAGATAGCAGCTGCATATCACGGCGTTAGAGCGACGATGCCGTATTTCATACCCTTCCCAAGCATGCTTGGAACTCTCGGAGCGGTGATACGGGTTAAGTCCCCTCTGCCCACAAGAAACGCCGCCATAGACTTGGGAGTCAGCGGTCCAATAGCGGGTTTTTTAGTTGCGATTCCAGTTAGTATAATCGGCCTCAGACTCTCGGTTCCAGTGCCCCAACACTTAATTCCTCAAACCCAGGGCGGAATAGCCTTCGGTGAAAACCTTCTGTTCCTGCTCATTGAGAAGTACATCGTTACGTTCCCTGAGAACACTGTCGTGTTCCTTCATCCGGTTGCCATCGCTGGGTGGGTTGGAATCTTGGTGACGTTTTTGAACCTCATTCCAGCGGCCCAGCTGGATGGAGGACACATCGCCCGCTCATTCCTCGGTGAGAAGACCCATCGATATCTTACGATGGTTGTGGGGCTTGTTCTTATTGGCATGAGCTTTCTCTGGGTCGGCTGGCTTATATGGGGGATGCTGGTTCTCCTGATGGGTTCAGCCGGCAATCCTGGTGCGCTTGATGAGGTCTCCCCAATTTCAAAGAAGCGGCTCGCACTTACAATTCTGGCGTTTATAATCTTCGTAATCTCGGCAACGCCGAGACCCCTGTGGGTCACCGGCTAG